The genomic region GATCTCTGGAAGGATCATAATCATACAGATTTTGGTATTGTAGGTGAACCTTATTTTTCTATTGATTACAGCAAGGTGCTTTATCTCACAGATACCGGAAGAACCTGGGCGGATCGCAATATACGTGTAAAGGATGTTCTTGAAAGTCCTGATAATGAACTGAGTGTCAGGTATGGGAAAACCATAAAATCTACAGATGATGTTATTAATCTTGTGAAGCGTGAAGAGGTTGAGCAGATGTGTATCCTTGCACATCCTAACAGGTGGTGTGATGGAATGCTGGGTTGGACCAAAGAGCTTGTCTTCCAGAATCTCAAGAATGTTGGCAAGGCCGGGATTATTCAATACAGGAAAATAACTCAGTAGTTCAGGAGAAGTTCATGGCATTGATTACTGATATTTTTGATGACACAGAGTGGGATAAGTTTGTTCTTGAGAATCCTCATGGGAATATTTTTCAAACTTCTTATATGTCAAAGATTTATGAGAAGGCCAACAAGTATGAACCTGTACGCCTTGTAGCAAGAGATGAAGATTCTGGGAATATCCTCGCTTTAATTCAAGGTTCGGTTATTTGTGAGATGAAAGGGTTGCTTTCGTCTTTTTCATCACGTTCTGTAATACATGGTGCTCCTTTATTTGTTGACTCTGTTCTTGGCAGGAAAGCGGTTCAAGAGCTTATTGTTCATTATAATGGTTTAATTAAAAATAAGATTGTTTATACCCAGATTCGAAATATGTGGGATACAAGTGATTACCACGATATATTGTCCGGCTTAGGTTATGAATATGAGGAACATCTGGATTTTCTTATTGATCTTGACCGAAATGAAGAGGAAATATGGTCAGATATTCAAAAATCACGCAGAAAAGGTATCAATAGAGCTGAAAGGGATGGAATCACAGTTAAAAATGTAGAATCGATGGAAGAATTGGGGCTGTGTTATGATTTAGTTCTTGAAACATATAAACGATTTAAAATTCCCATAGCAGATTTTTCCCTATTTGAAGCGGTATTCAATGATCTTTCAGGTACTACATATGCAGATTTCTTTATTGCTTACAAAGATGATGAGGCTGTAGGTACAAGAATTACTCTTAATTATAAAGAAATGGTATATGATTGGTATGCTGGTTCACGTATGGGTGTGGATTATGTTGATGAGGCTCTTGTGTGGCATATTCTCAAAACAAATGCTGGCAAATATAAAGTATTTGATTTTGGTGGTGCTGGTCATCCTGATAAACCGTATGGTGTCAGGGAGTTTAAGAGAAGGTTTGGTGGGGAAATGGTGAATTATGGTAGGTATGAGAAGGTACATTCTACTTTAAGGAAGAAGATTGCATTTATTGGTCTTTCATTTTACAACAAAATAAAGGTGTGAGTTCCTATGCTATGGCGTTTAAGAAAAAAGATATTTAAATTCATAGCAAAAAATATGCCTTTTTATCCTCTCAGACTTTTTTTGTACTCAAAATGTGGATATGTTATAGGAAAAGATTCTTACATTGCAGAAGGTCTTGTCATAGCTGAGAAACTGGAAGATAAAGGCAATGTTATTATTGGTGATAGGGTTGCTATTGGTCCAAATGTTATTTTGTTGTCATCATCTGATCCTAATAATTCAAAAATAAATCCCTATGTAAAGATCCAGCGTGGAAAAGTTACTATAAAGGATGATGCGTGGATAGGAGCTGGGTCAATTATTATGCCGGATATTATAGTAGGTGAAGGTTCGGTTGTCGGTGCTGGAGCTGTTGTTACTAAAAATGTAGCTGATTATTCTATTGTTGCAGGTGTTCCTGCAAAAAAAATAGGGGTTGTAGAAAAATGAAAGTGCTTTTTGATGTAGGACATCCTAAAGATATAAATGTTTTTAAAGATGTAATTTATGGTCTGCAGTCAAAGGGACATGAAATACAGATCTTTGCACGGGCTAAAGAAAATACAAGAAAAATGCTTGATGATCTAAAAATGGATTATCATCTTTGCCCTTACTATTCTAATATTGGTGGGAAAGCTTTAGGTATACTTGTAAATGATTTTCGCTTATATAAATTTGCAAAAAAAGTTAAGCCGGATATATTTGTAAGTCCGGGTTCTCCTTATTCAGCGCATGTAAGCAGATTACTAGGAAAATCT from Methanolobus tindarius DSM 2278 harbors:
- a CDS encoding lipid II:glycine glycyltransferase FemX; this encodes MALITDIFDDTEWDKFVLENPHGNIFQTSYMSKIYEKANKYEPVRLVARDEDSGNILALIQGSVICEMKGLLSSFSSRSVIHGAPLFVDSVLGRKAVQELIVHYNGLIKNKIVYTQIRNMWDTSDYHDILSGLGYEYEEHLDFLIDLDRNEEEIWSDIQKSRRKGINRAERDGITVKNVESMEELGLCYDLVLETYKRFKIPIADFSLFEAVFNDLSGTTYADFFIAYKDDEAVGTRITLNYKEMVYDWYAGSRMGVDYVDEALVWHILKTNAGKYKVFDFGGAGHPDKPYGVREFKRRFGGEMVNYGRYEKVHSTLRKKIAFIGLSFYNKIKV
- a CDS encoding acyltransferase, with amino-acid sequence MYSKCGYVIGKDSYIAEGLVIAEKLEDKGNVIIGDRVAIGPNVILLSSSDPNNSKINPYVKIQRGKVTIKDDAWIGAGSIIMPDIIVGEGSVVGAGAVVTKNVADYSIVAGVPAKKIGVVEK